A region of Drosophila mauritiana strain mau12 chromosome 3L, ASM438214v1, whole genome shotgun sequence DNA encodes the following proteins:
- the LOC117141544 gene encoding protein phosphatase methylesterase 1, which produces MSSLQRTMLKGKLPPTIPGGRIGRADSFKKSRIRDYKPGMWNEFFAEKEDVTVDEHRTFRIYRTKQPEKPGPVLLLLHGGGYSALTWAHFCSEVTSMIHCQCLCIDMRGHGDSKVDDEDDLSADTLAKDIGDLILKLYPEEVPQLFVVGHSMGGAIAVHFAHMALVPNLIGITVIDVVEGTAMEALASMQSFLRSRPKYFQSIPNAIEWCIRSGQVRNVDSAKVSMPGQIINCTTNKLATNDLPLPDDVLEEAHHNSMFPNPFSISEDEESSPPGDDAADGSSESAAAGVDFKKPNTTKSTTEAAKNYTWRIDLSKSEKYWVGWFSGLSDKFLNLRLPKQLLLASIDGLDRTLTVGQMQGRFQMQVLARCGHAVHEDRPHEVAEVISGYLIRNRFAEAASEFRCHMPSC; this is translated from the exons ATGTCGAGTTTACAGCGCACGATGTTGAAGGGCAAGCTGCCACCCACAATTCCTGGCGGGCGCATTGGCAGAGC GGACTCGTTCAAGAAGTCGCGAATCCGCGACTACAAGCCGGGCATGTGGAACGAATTCTTTGCGGAGAAGGAGGACGTCACGGTGGATGAGCATCGCACATTTCGCATCTATCGCACCAAGCAGCCGGAGAAGCCGGGTCCAGTTCTCCTCCTGCTCCACGGCGGTGGCTATTCTGCCCTCACATGGGCCCACTTTTGT TCTGAGGTGACCAGCATGATCCACTGCCAGTGCCTGTGCATCGATATGCGAGGTCATGGGGACAGCAAGGTGGACGACGAGGACGATCTCTCCGCGGATACGCTGGCTAA GGACATCGGTGACCTAATCCTGAAGCTCTATCCTGAAGAAGTGCCGCAGCTTTTTGTGGTTGGCCACTCGATGGGCGGCGCCATCGCCGTCCACTTTGCCCACATGGCTCTGGTGCCCAACTTGATTGGAATTACCGTCATCGATGTTGTGGAGGGCACTGCCATGGAGGCACTGGCCAGCATGCAGAGCTTTCTGCGCTCCCGTCCAAAGTATTTCCAGAGTATTCCGAATGCTATCGAATGGTGCATTCGAAGTGGCCAAGTGCGCAATGTGGACAGCGCCAAAGTGTCCATGCCGGGACAGATAATCAA CTGTACAACGAACAAACTGGCAACGAATGATCTGCCATTACCCGATGATGTATTGGAGGAGGCTCACCACAACAGTATGTTTCCCAATCCGTTTAGCATTTCGGAGGATGAAGAATCGTCACCGCCGGGCGATGACGCCGCCGATGGCTCCTCAGAGAGTGCCGCAGCTGGCGTGGATTTCAAGAAGCCCAACACGACCAAATCGACAACCGAAGCGGCCAAAAA TTATACCTGGCGCATTGATCTGTCCAAGTCGGAGAAGTACTGGGTGGGCTGGTTTTCGGGGCTGAGCGATAAGTTCCTCAACTTGCGCCTGCCCAAGCAACTGCTACTCGCCAGCATCGATGGACTGGACCGCACCCTGACTGTTGGCCAGATGCAGGGTCGCTTCCAGATGCAGGTCTTGGCCCGCTGCGGGCATGCCGTGCACGAGGACCGTCCACACGAGGTGGCTGAGGTTATAAGCGGCTACTTGATCCGGAATCGGTTTGCAGAAGCAGCCAGCGAATTTCGTTGCCACATGCCGTCGTGCTAA
- the LOC117141545 gene encoding UPF0193 protein EVG1 homolog, whose amino-acid sequence MSRHRFNNVQIKALPGGLMPHHEPDADGGQPGSQKLPMWPSERIPPGGAGAFHSAKVQYSKETADLIRLLVKESKMSMLVRKQIDESLRNGEPLPLPEPPRPNTNNDPDKETLAILDRARNAKRKNLRQIEASGAYKQSYYRPPADNRMHGEKAKSQLQFTMAGTHLPDPAIKPRRRPRVEQLVTEEDLINELLDQINERAEWLTEMESMGQGKKYRPEIRDQIAERLRRIQALESKMKMKSDGGFRFVD is encoded by the exons ATGAGCCGACATCGCTTCAACAACGTGCAGATCAAGGCTTTGCCCGGTGGTCTGATGCCCCACCACGAACCGGATGCGGATGGCGGACAGCCCGGTTCGCAGAAGCTGCCCATGTGGCCCAGTGAACGCATTCCTCCTGGCGGAGCTGGAGCCTTCCACTCGGCCAAGGTGCAATATAGCAAGGAGACGGCTGATCTGATCCGAT TGCTTGTCAAGGAGTCCAAGATGTCGATGTTGGTACGCAAGCAGATCGATGAGAGCCTGCGCAATGGGGAGCCATTGCCCCTGCCCGAACCGCCGCGTCCCAATACCAACAACGATCCTGACAAGGAGACACTGGCCATTTTGGATAGGGCGCGCAATGCCAAGCGTAAGAATCTACGGCAGATCGAGGCGAGCGGAGCCTACAAGCAGAGTTACTACCGCCCGCCCGCCGACAACCGGATGCATGGAGAGAAGGCCAAGTCGCAGCTGCAGTTCACCATGGCCGGCACTCATTTGCCGGATCCGGCGATCAAGCCGCGACGTCGTCCGCGTGTAGAGCAACTGGTGACGGAGGAGGATCTTATAAACGAGC TTTTGGACCAAATCAACGAGCGTGCCGAGTGGTTGACGGAAATGGAGTCCATGGGCCAGGGTAAGAAGTATCGTCCGGAGATTCGTGACCAGATTGCCGAGCGGCTGCGTCGCATTCAGGCGCTGGAGTCCAAGATGAAGATGAAGTCCGATGGCGGCTTCCGTTTCGTGGACTAA
- the LOC117141542 gene encoding protein Smaug isoform X2, translating into MKYATGTDNAMTSGISGQTNNSNSASNEMQPTTSTPTAVHKEATSTATTTATYANGNPNPSANPSQSQPSNALFCEQVTTVTNLFEKWNDCERTVVMYALLKRLRYPSLKFLQYSIDSNLTQNLGTSQTNLSSVVIDINANNPVYLQNLLNAYKTFQPCDLLDAMSSSSSDKDSMPCYGSDFQITTSAQCDERKLYARKEDILHEVLNMLPLLKPGNEEAKLIYLTLIPVAVKDTMQQIVPTELVQQIFSYLLIHPAITSEDRRSLNIWLRHLEDHIQAAAAGLTNRSYFLQPSPQLVAGGSSTGSGSCSSSATSSSTASCSSVASSSLCPASGSRSSRTNDWQTIAPPSKQLQNKLAGDWRGSGGGSSSGSINPLCDNLNGITLNELASSQNSLGLSLEGSSSLVNGVVAGAGSMLGIGGGDDHDTSFSKNGTEILDFDPVTADMGEACSLASSSLCGRNGGNPVEDRSQPPPNLQQQLLQPPPYASILMGNVGDQFGEINRWSLDSKIAALKTRRSNSLTTQTISSCSSSSNSSVITVNDNCSNSTENLAQFANKPRSFSLSIEHQRGALMNSGSDTRLDEFKPNYIKFHTRNVGMSGIGLWLKSLRLHKYIELFKNMTYEEMLLITEDFLQSVGVTKGASHKLALCIDKLKERANILNRVEQELLTGQMELSTAVEELTNIVLTPMKPLESPGPPEENIGLRFLKVIDIVTNTLQQDPYAVQDDETLGVLMWILDRSIHNEAFMNHASQLKDLKFKLSKMKISMVPKMHHVKPAGVGPNNGNINKPRWNGKTRKCDTKSGSNDRINNRKNSNDMLNFSLNCLPHPLPHHSQQAPPPLPQFDYNGYGGGPSHQPQYKSSSYPSFMGNPQQQPPPPPSSKSHHHPQQMQQMLQQHNHFPALPQQTPPQSHRRSLNNLILVAGGPQQPQQLIFKPGQGVLTNNGSNDNLGLERNQQPQQQQQRKLSGGVSSAEQQPKKTMAAVVMENLAKFDQHFTLF; encoded by the exons ATGAAGTACGCAACTGGAACTGACAACGCGATGACCTCCGGCATCAGCGGCCAAACCAATAACTCTAACAGTGCATCCAACGAGATGCAGCCAACCACATCAACGCCTACTGCAGTCCACAAGGAGGCCACATCCACGGCCACAACGACGGCGACATACGCCAATGGCAATCCCAATCCTAGCGCCAATCCCAGCCAGAGCCAGCCGTCCAATGCGTTGTTTTGCGAGCAGGTGACCACAGTGACAAATCTCTTCGAGAAGTGGAACGACTGCGAGCGAACCGTCGTGATGTACGCGCTGCTCAAGCGGCTGCGCTATCCGAGCCTCAAGTTTCTACAGTATTCCATCGACAGCAACCTGACCCAGAACCTGGGCACCTCGCAGACCAATCTGAGCAGCGTGGTCATTGACATCAATGCCAACAATCCGGTGTACCTGCAGAATTTACTCAACGCCTACAAGACGTTCCAGCCATGTGACCTGCTCGACGCCAtgtcctcctcgtcgtcggaCAAGGACTCGATGCCGTGCTACGGCAGTGATTTCCAGATCACCACGTCGGCGCAGTGTGACGAGCGGAAGCTGTATGCCCGCAAAGAGGACATTCTGCATGAAGTACTCAACATGCTGCCACTGCTGAAGCCGGGCAATGAGGAGGCCAAGCTTATCTACCTGACCCTTATCCCAGTGGCCGTCAAGGACACCATGCAGCAAATTGTGCCCACGGAGTTGGTGCAGCAGATCTTCTCGTACCTACTCATCCATCCGGCTATCACTAGCGAGGACAGACGTTCGCTCAACATTTGGCTGCGTCACTTGGAGGATCATATCCAAGCGGCTGCGGCGGGCCTGACAAATCGCAGTTACTTCCTGCAGCCCTCACCGCAACTGGTAGCTGGTGGCAGCTCAACAGGCAGTGGTAGCTGTTCCTCTTCGGCGACCAGCTCTTCGACGGCCTCCTGTTCGTCGGTGGCTTCATCCTCGTTGTGCCCGGCAAGCGGCAGCCGTTCCTCACGCACCAACGACTGGCAAACGATCGCCCCGCCCAGCAAGCAGTTGCAAAACAAATTGGCCGGTGATTGGCGTGGCAGTGGAGGCGGCAGCTCCAGCGGGTCGATCAATCCACTCTGTGATAATCTTAATGGTATTACCCTGAACGAATTAGCTTCTAGTCAGAACAGTCTCGGCCTGTCGCTGGAGGGCAGCTCTTCCCTGGTCAACGGTGTGGTCGCCGGAGCAGGCTCAATGTTGGGAATCGGTGGTGGCGACGATCATGACACGTCATTTAGCAAGAATGGCACGGAGATTCTCGATTTTGACCCGGTGACGGCGGACATGGGTGAGGCCTGTAGTCTGGCCAGCAGTAGCCTTTGTGGACGTAACGGTGGAAATCCTGTTGAGGATCGATCGCAACCTCCGCCGAATCTTCAGCAGCAGTTGCTTCAGCCTCCTCCCTACGCCTCGATCCTTATGGGAAACGTGGGCGATCAGTTCGGAGAGATAAACCGGTGGAGCCTGGACAGCAAGATTGCAGCCCTGAAGACGCGTCGCTCTAACAGCCTTACCACGCAAACGATCTCTAGCTGTTCCAGCTCCTCTAACTCATCGGTGATCACGGTCAATGACAACTGCTCCAATTCAACGGAAAATCTGGCACAGTTCGCCAACAAGCCCCGTAGTTTTTCCTTATCGATTGAACATCAGCGCGGAGCCTTGATGAACAGCGGTTCCGATACTCGACTGGATGAATTCAAGCCCAATTATATAAAGTTCCACACGCGCAACGTGGGCATGTCGGGAATCGGACTCTGGCTAAAATCCTTGCGTCTGCACAAGTACATCGAGCTGTTCAAGAACATGACGTACGAGGAGATGCTCTTGATCACCGAGGACTTTCTGCAGAGTGTTGGCGTCACCAAGGGCGCCTCCCACAAGCTTGCCCTTTGCATTGATAAGCTGAAGGAGCGGGCCAATATTCTTAACCGGGTAGAACAAGAGCTGCTAACGGGTCAAATGGAGCTGAGCACGGCGGTCGAGGAGCTAACAAACATTGTGCTGACACCAATGAAGCCACTGGAGTCTCCGGGACCACCGGAGGAAAACATTGGTTTGCGTTTTCTTAAGGTCATTGACATTGTGACCAATACGTTGCAGCAGGATCCGTATGCTGTCCAAGATGACGAGACTTTGGGTGTGCTTATGTGGATTCTAGACCGCTCTATCCACAACGAGGCATTTATGAATCATGCAAGTCAACTCAAGGACCTGAAGTTTAAGTTGTCCAAGATGAAGATCTCCATGGTTCCCAAAATGCATCACGTTAAGCCAGCCGGCGTCGGGCCAAACAATGGGAACATTAACAAGCCAAG ATGGAATGGTAAGACTCGCAAATGCGATACTAAAAGTGGCAGCAACGATAGGATTAACAACCGCAAAAACTCCAACGACATGCTAAACTTTTCGCTAAATTGCTTGCCGCACCCGCTGCCCCATCATTCGCAGCAGGCTCCGCCGCCTCTGCCGCAGTTTGACTACAACGGCTATGGCGGCGGTCCATCCCATCAGCCGCAGTACAAGAGCTCCTCGTACCCAAGCTTCATGGGTAATCCTCAGCAGCagccaccaccgccgccgtcTAGTAAGTCACACCATCATCCCCAGCAGATGCAACAGATGCTGCAGCAACACAACCACTTTCCAGCGCTGCCTCAGCAGACGCCACCACAATCGCATCGCCGGTCGCTGAATAATCTTATTCTGGTGGCCGGAGGTCCGCAGCAACCGCAGCAATTGATATTCAAGCCCGGTCAGGGAGTGCTCACCAACAACGGATCTAACGACAACCTGGGATTGGAACGCAatcagcagccgcagcagcagcagcagagaaAACTTAGCGGAGGAGTGTCCAGTGCGGAGCAACAACCAAAGAAGACCATGGCAGCTGTTGTGATG gaaaatttggccaaatttgATCAACATTTTACGCTATTCTAA
- the LOC117141542 gene encoding protein Smaug isoform X1: protein MKYATGTDNAMTSGISGQTNNSNSASNEMQPTTSTPTAVHKEATSTATTTATYANGNPNPSANPSQSQPSNALFCEQVTTVTNLFEKWNDCERTVVMYALLKRLRYPSLKFLQYSIDSNLTQNLGTSQTNLSSVVIDINANNPVYLQNLLNAYKTFQPCDLLDAMSSSSSDKDSMPCYGSDFQITTSAQCDERKLYARKEDILHEVLNMLPLLKPGNEEAKLIYLTLIPVAVKDTMQQIVPTELVQQIFSYLLIHPAITSEDRRSLNIWLRHLEDHIQAAAAGLTNRSYFLQPSPQLVAGGSSTGSGSCSSSATSSSTASCSSVASSSLCPASGSRSSRTNDWQTIAPPSKQLQNKLAGDWRGSGGGSSSGSINPLCDNLNGITLNELASSQNSLGLSLEGSSSLVNGVVAGAGSMLGIGGGDDHDTSFSKNGTEILDFDPVTADMGEACSLASSSLCGRNGGNPVEDRSQPPPNLQQQLLQPPPYASILMGNVGDQFGEINRWSLDSKIAALKTRRSNSLTTQTISSCSSSSNSSVITVNDNCSNSTENLAQFANKPRSFSLSIEHQRGALMNSGSDTRLDEFKPNYIKFHTRNVGMSGIGLWLKSLRLHKYIELFKNMTYEEMLLITEDFLQSVGVTKGASHKLALCIDKLKERANILNRVEQELLTGQMELSTAVEELTNIVLTPMKPLESPGPPEENIGLRFLKVIDIVTNTLQQDPYAVQDDETLGVLMWILDRSIHNEAFMNHASQLKDLKFKLSKMKISMVPKMHHVKPAGVGPNNGNINKPRWNGKTRKCDTKSGSNDRINNRKNSNDMLNFSLNCLPHPLPHHSQQAPPPLPQFDYNGYGGGPSHQPQYKSSSYPSFMGNPQQQPPPPPSSKSHHHPQQMQQMLQQHNHFPALPQQTPPQSHRRSLNNLILVAGGPQQPQQLIFKPGQGVLTNNGSNDNLGLERNQQPQQQQQRKLSGGVSSAEQQPKKTMAAVVMVSNPNQNQDQHDQPQILINNNNNNSMLNNNLINQQQLQLLAAAAAAVGSGSCLCSNGGGGACVHNLCHQSSKNNNHGVDHCLSQSPLGSLGMSPHVTEYKMNDFKSLEQLETLCRQMTEQAMN from the exons ATGAAGTACGCAACTGGAACTGACAACGCGATGACCTCCGGCATCAGCGGCCAAACCAATAACTCTAACAGTGCATCCAACGAGATGCAGCCAACCACATCAACGCCTACTGCAGTCCACAAGGAGGCCACATCCACGGCCACAACGACGGCGACATACGCCAATGGCAATCCCAATCCTAGCGCCAATCCCAGCCAGAGCCAGCCGTCCAATGCGTTGTTTTGCGAGCAGGTGACCACAGTGACAAATCTCTTCGAGAAGTGGAACGACTGCGAGCGAACCGTCGTGATGTACGCGCTGCTCAAGCGGCTGCGCTATCCGAGCCTCAAGTTTCTACAGTATTCCATCGACAGCAACCTGACCCAGAACCTGGGCACCTCGCAGACCAATCTGAGCAGCGTGGTCATTGACATCAATGCCAACAATCCGGTGTACCTGCAGAATTTACTCAACGCCTACAAGACGTTCCAGCCATGTGACCTGCTCGACGCCAtgtcctcctcgtcgtcggaCAAGGACTCGATGCCGTGCTACGGCAGTGATTTCCAGATCACCACGTCGGCGCAGTGTGACGAGCGGAAGCTGTATGCCCGCAAAGAGGACATTCTGCATGAAGTACTCAACATGCTGCCACTGCTGAAGCCGGGCAATGAGGAGGCCAAGCTTATCTACCTGACCCTTATCCCAGTGGCCGTCAAGGACACCATGCAGCAAATTGTGCCCACGGAGTTGGTGCAGCAGATCTTCTCGTACCTACTCATCCATCCGGCTATCACTAGCGAGGACAGACGTTCGCTCAACATTTGGCTGCGTCACTTGGAGGATCATATCCAAGCGGCTGCGGCGGGCCTGACAAATCGCAGTTACTTCCTGCAGCCCTCACCGCAACTGGTAGCTGGTGGCAGCTCAACAGGCAGTGGTAGCTGTTCCTCTTCGGCGACCAGCTCTTCGACGGCCTCCTGTTCGTCGGTGGCTTCATCCTCGTTGTGCCCGGCAAGCGGCAGCCGTTCCTCACGCACCAACGACTGGCAAACGATCGCCCCGCCCAGCAAGCAGTTGCAAAACAAATTGGCCGGTGATTGGCGTGGCAGTGGAGGCGGCAGCTCCAGCGGGTCGATCAATCCACTCTGTGATAATCTTAATGGTATTACCCTGAACGAATTAGCTTCTAGTCAGAACAGTCTCGGCCTGTCGCTGGAGGGCAGCTCTTCCCTGGTCAACGGTGTGGTCGCCGGAGCAGGCTCAATGTTGGGAATCGGTGGTGGCGACGATCATGACACGTCATTTAGCAAGAATGGCACGGAGATTCTCGATTTTGACCCGGTGACGGCGGACATGGGTGAGGCCTGTAGTCTGGCCAGCAGTAGCCTTTGTGGACGTAACGGTGGAAATCCTGTTGAGGATCGATCGCAACCTCCGCCGAATCTTCAGCAGCAGTTGCTTCAGCCTCCTCCCTACGCCTCGATCCTTATGGGAAACGTGGGCGATCAGTTCGGAGAGATAAACCGGTGGAGCCTGGACAGCAAGATTGCAGCCCTGAAGACGCGTCGCTCTAACAGCCTTACCACGCAAACGATCTCTAGCTGTTCCAGCTCCTCTAACTCATCGGTGATCACGGTCAATGACAACTGCTCCAATTCAACGGAAAATCTGGCACAGTTCGCCAACAAGCCCCGTAGTTTTTCCTTATCGATTGAACATCAGCGCGGAGCCTTGATGAACAGCGGTTCCGATACTCGACTGGATGAATTCAAGCCCAATTATATAAAGTTCCACACGCGCAACGTGGGCATGTCGGGAATCGGACTCTGGCTAAAATCCTTGCGTCTGCACAAGTACATCGAGCTGTTCAAGAACATGACGTACGAGGAGATGCTCTTGATCACCGAGGACTTTCTGCAGAGTGTTGGCGTCACCAAGGGCGCCTCCCACAAGCTTGCCCTTTGCATTGATAAGCTGAAGGAGCGGGCCAATATTCTTAACCGGGTAGAACAAGAGCTGCTAACGGGTCAAATGGAGCTGAGCACGGCGGTCGAGGAGCTAACAAACATTGTGCTGACACCAATGAAGCCACTGGAGTCTCCGGGACCACCGGAGGAAAACATTGGTTTGCGTTTTCTTAAGGTCATTGACATTGTGACCAATACGTTGCAGCAGGATCCGTATGCTGTCCAAGATGACGAGACTTTGGGTGTGCTTATGTGGATTCTAGACCGCTCTATCCACAACGAGGCATTTATGAATCATGCAAGTCAACTCAAGGACCTGAAGTTTAAGTTGTCCAAGATGAAGATCTCCATGGTTCCCAAAATGCATCACGTTAAGCCAGCCGGCGTCGGGCCAAACAATGGGAACATTAACAAGCCAAG ATGGAATGGTAAGACTCGCAAATGCGATACTAAAAGTGGCAGCAACGATAGGATTAACAACCGCAAAAACTCCAACGACATGCTAAACTTTTCGCTAAATTGCTTGCCGCACCCGCTGCCCCATCATTCGCAGCAGGCTCCGCCGCCTCTGCCGCAGTTTGACTACAACGGCTATGGCGGCGGTCCATCCCATCAGCCGCAGTACAAGAGCTCCTCGTACCCAAGCTTCATGGGTAATCCTCAGCAGCagccaccaccgccgccgtcTAGTAAGTCACACCATCATCCCCAGCAGATGCAACAGATGCTGCAGCAACACAACCACTTTCCAGCGCTGCCTCAGCAGACGCCACCACAATCGCATCGCCGGTCGCTGAATAATCTTATTCTGGTGGCCGGAGGTCCGCAGCAACCGCAGCAATTGATATTCAAGCCCGGTCAGGGAGTGCTCACCAACAACGGATCTAACGACAACCTGGGATTGGAACGCAatcagcagccgcagcagcagcagcagagaaAACTTAGCGGAGGAGTGTCCAGTGCGGAGCAACAACCAAAGAAGACCATGGCAGCTGTTGTGATGGTTAGTAATCCTAACCAGAATCAGGACCAGCACGATCAGCCCCAGATCCTgatcaacaacaataataacaacagcaTGCTGAACAACAATTTGATTAACCAGCAACAGTTGCAACTGTTGgcagcagctgccgccgccgtGGGCAGTGGCAGCTGTCTGTGCTCcaatggtggtggtggtgcctgTGTCCACAATCTCTGTCACCAAagcagcaagaacaacaaccatGGCGTAGACCATTGCCTGTCCCAGTCACCGTTGGGCAGCCTGGGCATGTCGCCCCATGTCACCGAGTACAAGATGAACGACTTTAAAAGCCTAGAACAGCTGGAGACGTTGTGTCGCCAAATGACTGAACAGGCAATGAACTGA